From Capsicum annuum cultivar UCD-10X-F1 unplaced genomic scaffold, UCD10Xv1.1 ctg61363, whole genome shotgun sequence, the proteins below share one genomic window:
- the LOC124893538 gene encoding S-protein homolog 2-like, producing MTLSMIKIFLILLLLTILLDLPTSKSCFLTRKYHVHVINKLPSNSSNLKIHCAASDDKRGNHYLAANQEFDWSFCQGFAWTSLYFCHFWWNSKDKVFDVYNDPVHCVNDGKLSKLTTQCAWVVKPDGFYLGTYIGPGKVEDMYRYAQ from the coding sequence ATGACTCTCTCCATGATCAAAATTTTCTTAATACTACTATTATTAACAATTCTGCTTGACCTTccaacatcaaaatcatgttTTCTTACTCGAAAGTATCACGTACATGTTATCAACAAACTTCCTTCTAATTCGTCTAATCTTAAAATTCATTGTGCTGCTAGTGATGACAAGCGTGGAAACCATTATCTTGCGGCTAATCAAGAATTTGATTGGTCATTTTGTCAAGGATTTGCATGGACATCGTTATACTTTTGTCACTTTTGGTGGAATTCAAAGGATAAAGTGTTTGATGTGTATAATGATCCAGTACATTGTGTTAATGATGGAAAACTTTCGAAGCTTACAACACAATGTGCGTGGGTGGTGAAGCCAGATGGTTTTTATTTGGGAACTTATATAGGCCCCGGAAAAGTTGAAGATATGTATCGTTATGCTCAATG